A genomic segment from Sparus aurata chromosome 20, fSpaAur1.1, whole genome shotgun sequence encodes:
- the cpn1 gene encoding carboxypeptidase N catalytic chain yields the protein MQQAWTLPWLAALLLGLMGLMGLPAHGSDFQHHRYEDMVRAMFAVQSECPYITRIYSIGRSVEGRHLYVLELSDNPGIHETLEPEFKYVGNMHGNEVLGRELLIKLGQFLCEEYRAGNQRIMRLIHDTRIHILPSMNPDGYEVAARQGPEFNGYLVGRGNSREIDLNRNFPDLNALMYYYEKTSGRNHHLPLPDNWEQQVEPETMAVIKWMQNYNFILSANLHGGAVVANYPFDKSRDPRIRGRTTYAATPDDKIFRKLARTYSYAHSWMHKGWNCGDFFDEGITNGASWYSLSKGMQDFNYLYTNCFEITLELSCDKFPPASALPREWLGNREALVSYLEQVHHGIKGMVYDENSNPVGNAEISVAGVNHDVTTGVDGDYFRLLLPGTYTVTASAPGYVPSTSTVTVGPAEAIQLHFYLKPAPKQNLKVKPHNGKKNLSSPKSPLKLGPR from the exons ATGCAGCAGGCGTGGACGCTCCCCTGGCTTGCCGCTCTCCTGCTGGGGCTGATGGGGCTGATGGGGCTCCCGGCGCACGGCTCGGACTTCCAGCATCACCGCTACGAGGACATGGTGCGGGCGATGTTCGCCGTGCAGAGCGAGTGCCCCTACATCACACGCATATACAGCATCGGGCGCAGTGTGGAGGGGCGCCACCTCTACGTGCTGGAGCTCAGTGATAACCCGGGCATCCACGAGACAT TGGAGCCGGAGTTCAAGTACGTGGGCAACATGCACGGCAACGAAGTGCTCGGTCGCGAGCTGCTCATTAAGCTCGGCCAGTTCCTCTGCGAGGAGTACCGAGCTGGAAACCAGCGGATCATGAGGCTGATCCATGACACCCGCATTCACATCCTGCCCTCCATGAACCCGGACGGCTACGAGGTGGCTGCCAGACAG GGTCCAGAGTTCAACGGCTACCTGGTGGGTCGAGGGAACTCCAGAGAAATTGATTTGAACCGGAACTTCCCGGACCTGAACGCGCTCATGTACTACTACGAGAAGACCAGCGGACGCAACCACCACCTGCCCCTGCCAGACAACTGGGAGCAACAG GTTGAACCAGAGACGATGGCAGTCATAAAATGGATGCAGAACTACAATTTCATCCTGTCAGCCAATCTCCACGGAGGAGCCGTGGTGGCCAATTACCCCTTCGACAAGTCGAGAGATCCCCGCATTCGAGGGAGGACCACGTACGCGGCCACTCCGGATGACAAAATCTTCAGAAAG TTGGCGAGGACCTACTCGTACGCTCACAGCTGGATGCACAAAGGTTGGAACTGTGGAGACTTCTTTGATGAGGGGATCACTAACGGGGCCAGCTGGTActctctgtccaaag gcatGCAGGACTTCAACTACCTGTACACCAACTGTTTCGAGATCACCTTGGAGCTGAGCTGTGATAAGTTTCCTCCAGCGTCAGCACTGCCCAGAGAATGGCTGGGCAACCGAGAGGCACTGGTGTCATACCTTgaacag GTGCATCATGGGATAAAAGGCATGGTGTACGATGAAAACAGCAACCCAGTCGGCAACGCTGAGATCTCAGTGGCTGGCGTCAACCACGATGTGACCACCG GAGTGGATGGCGACTATTTCAGACTCCTGTTACCAGGTACCTACACTGTGACAGCATCTGCCCCAGGTTACGTCCCCTCCACCAGCACAGTGACAGTGGGACCAGCTGAGGCCATACAg CTTCATTTTTACTTGAAACCGGCACCAAAACAGAACCTGAAAGTGAAGCCCCACAACGGCAAGAAGAACCTCTCGTCTCCCAAGTCCCCCTTAAAACTCGGCCCCAGATGA